DNA sequence from the Leptospiraceae bacterium genome:
ACTGGCATAGCCATGGGAAGGTAAAGTTTCTTTATTAAAATGTAGTTTAGTCCAATAGGAAGGCATTTTAATATAAGTTGTAATATTTAGAGGTAAGGGATTTTCGGGTTGAATCAATTGCTTCCAGGCAAAGCCCCATTCGCCATTGAGAGTGTGTGTATTTTTTTGATAGTTCCAATTCGAAAGGTTCAGGACAGCTTTATCGGCAATAAGTTGCTTGGAAGGATTGCAGGAGAAAAGAAGAAATAGTAAACTGTATAAGAGTAAAAAATTCAATTTTATAAAAATTAACATTATGCTTCTCAATGAATAGGATCTCAAAAGAAGTCTATCAGTATGATTTTTTTTAGCAAGAGAATTTTGTCAGATCTCGAATAAAACTTTTTATAAAAAACTTTCTTTACAATTTAATCTAACTGCATTTTTTTAAGATGGAGGATTTATGAAAATAGAAACATCAGCTTTTAAAAATGGAACTAAAATACCGGGAAAGTATGCTTTCGCTATACCCGATGCAAAGGAACATGCCAAACTGAGTAATAACCTGAATCCGGAACTTAGTTGGAAAGACTTCCCCACCGGAACAAAATCTTTTGCACTTATCTGTCATGATCCGGATGTACCTTCCAGGGGAGACGATGTGAACCAGGAAGGGAAGCTGGTTCCGGCTGAGCTTCCGAGAGTAGATTTTTTTCACTGGGTGCTGATTGACATTCCTGTTTCGGTCACATCCATACCGGAGGGGGCCGATTCAAAAGAAGTAACAGCAAAAGGTAAGCCGGCAGGAAAAACTCCTTATGGTGTTCGCGGTAAAAATAGTTATACAGAATGGTTTGCAGGCGATACTTCTATGGGTGGAGACTACTGTGGCTATGACGGGCCCTGTCCTCCCTGGAATGATTCGATTCTCTATCATTATCATTTCACCATATATGCTCTGGATGTAGAAAGACTTGGTTTGTCCGGAGTTTTTAGTGGAGAAGATGCAAGGAAGGCAATGGAGGGTCATATCCTCGATAAGGCAGAATGGATAGGAACCTATTCCATGAATCCTTCTGTAAGTTAATAGATTAGGATAAGATTATGTACAAAAAATGGTTTTTTCTTATATTGGGAATTATCATGATTACTTATATTCCTCTAAGAGCAGGGGAATATAAACTTGAATCAGAAACAATTTCCGTATCTCCACATCGAATTTCTTTAAAAGGAAGTATCGGGGTGCGTTTTCCTTTGATTTCTCCTTTTCCGGATGGTAGCCTGAGTATGGGCTGGATGGAAGATAATACAGTACATATAAGTTTTTTGGATAATACTTTAAAACGTTCCGGAATAGATATTATCCTGAAGTCTTATATTTTACAGGGTATCTTAGCTTTACCGGATTATACGGTTCTCGCTCTCGTGATTCCTGATCATGAGAAAATGAACTACTATAGCTATTCTAACCCGGCTTACCTGATTAAGTTTAGAAAAGATGGAAAGCAAGTTTTTAAAACTTTCCTTTTAGGAGGAAATAACTTCCAAAAGAAAAATGATGAGGGACTTTATAAAACTTATCCCTTTTATCATCCTATAGCATTCAATGGTTCTAAAATTGCATTGTTTTTGGAAATCTGTAAACAGTTTGGAGGAAGCACCGGGATTCACTGCGGTGATCGTTATATGCTTTTAAATCCAAACGGTCAGGTAGATAAGAGTGTAGATTGGAGCTGGGATGCAAGTCATAGTAGTGCACATAGTATGTTAGCCACATCTTCCGGAGAGTTCCTTACCGTAACTTCCGGTGATTCCTATCCTTTTGGGATCCAGTTTATCAATCGGTCAAAACAAAGGGCTTATGATAATCCTATTATCTGGCCTCCGGAGAACCAGAGAACGAAAGAAGTTACATCTAAAAATAATTTATCAACCGGTGCCGGGACACCGGAAGGAATGGCTGAAATTGGAGGGAGAGTATTTACCCTGATAAGCACTATGCCGACTCTTCCAAATAAATACGATTCTAATAAAGATATCCTTCTTGTAGGTTCTGATAAAAATGGACAGGTTCAGTTTCAGAATTGGGTATACAAAGATGGATCGAAGAGGCTGGAAGGATTTGGTATTGTTCCGTTTCAAGGGGGTGGGCTTATTGGCTTTTACGAATCCGAATACGATAAGGAAAGTCCAATTTATCTTGCTTATACAGATTCCTCCGGGAAAATTTCCGGACAGACAAAACTGGATATCAGTGTAGATTCAGCAGCTATGGGAAGAATGTTCCGCTTTCCGAATGGAGATGCAGGCTTTGCACTTTCACCGGATGAAAGTAGTTTTGAAATCTTTCGTGTAAAAGCCGGGGGTGGTTCGGAAAATATTCCGGATGTACCGGAACCACCGAATGTGCCGGATGTAACTCCCGGTCCACCCGAACCTCCTTCACCTGATAATGGAGGTAAAGAAGCTTCCGGTTTTATGGGAACCTGGGATTGTGGTTCATATGGAGTTATGAATATTCAAAAATTAAGTCAGAATACATACACGGGTTCTTATTCCTATAAAGATGGAAAGATTAACGGGTTTGAAAGAAACGGAATTTTGAATGGAAACTGGAGCCAATCCGATTCATCTGGAACCTTCTACTTTAAGTTGCAATCACGGGATGCGGAGATAAAAGGCAGGTGGAAGTATAGAAAAGATAAAAAATGGAGAACTTCTCCCTGGAATTGTAAGCGGCAATAAATATGGCGGATCTTCGTAGATTTGAATACTTTGCCGGATTCATCCATAAAAAATTTGGAACCTGTCGCATTTATGATGTGGCAGGTGGAATGGGAAAGTTAAACGAAGAACTGAGTAAATTGGGTTGTGATGTCCTGACCTTTGATAAACGGCATAAACATCTTCCGGTTAAGTTTGAGGTGAAGGAGTTTACGCTTGAAGAAGAATGCAGGGCAGATTTAGTTGTCGGTATGCACCCTGACGGGGCTACAAAGCTTATTATTGACTACGCTGCCATGCACAACATTCCTTTTGCCATTGTTCCCTGTTGTTCTGATAATGGCATGTCTTATAAGACCTGGATAAAATTCTTAAAACAACATACCCTTGATTTAGGGATGGGTTTAGAAGAAGCTTCCCTTCCGATGAAGGGAAGAGCTACCGTTTTAATCGGAAGACCGAATCTATCTTAAGGGTAATATTCGGTTTGAACGGAATCAGGATGTATAATAAGAGGGTAGGCACAGGAAGAAAAGTATGCAAGAATAATATCAGCATATTTTTCTTCCGTTTCTTTATATTTATGATAGAAATTCATGGACTCAACCTGTATCCAGTTTTTTAATATATAGATAGAGTTTAGATCCGATTCTTTAAATAATAAGCGGAGGAGGTAAGGATAGGCCTCTTTTTCTTTCTTAAAACTTTCTCTATCAATAGAAAACTCAGGAAGAGAAGATAAATTTGATACTACTGATCTATTAATACTATAACGCATGATTTCTTTTTTAGGCGTAGGCTCTGCAAAAATTTCTATATCCGGATAAATGTAGAAGTTATTTTCTTCTTCCTTATATTCCAGCTTAGAACCGAGAAGATAAGTCTCATCTTTTTCATTCATTTGTATGGGAACCGGATAAGTATGCCTGGTTTGAAGCTCTTTTTCCTGTTCTACAAAACCTACTTCAAAACTGACTTCTGTGGGTTTATAGTTAATCTTAATTTGAAAAGTGGAAGAGATACCTGAAGGCCTGGATTTCACCTGTTCGGTGATTTTCTCGATGGCTTTGGGACTGCACTTTAGGGCTTCTGTTGCCGGGAGTATTTTTTCTCTTCTGAAAACTTTTTTTATACTTTGCATCATAAATAAAATCCGGTGTATAGTTTTAAAAACTATAGAATCATATATGTATAAGGTATTTGAGTGTAAATCTATTTTTGAGTGCGGAGTTGAGAAGCTATTTGGGTTTCATGAAAATCCGGTCGGTTTTGATACACTGGTAGGTCTGGATCCGGATGTAGAAGTTATGCAGAAGCCCAGTTCTATCTTAGAAGGAAGTTATGCGGTATTAAATGTAGAGCTATTTTTTGGAATTAAAGTAAAATGGATAGCCCGACATACGGTCTATAAGAAAAACCAGTTGTTTGTTGATGAACAGGAACAGGGACCTTTTCGTTTTTTTCGGCATGAACACCATTTTCGAGAGTTTAAAGGAAATACGATTTTATTAGATAGGGTAATCTATCGTTTCGGACTTCCTTTTTCTTCTTTTATCATCACTCCAAAGTTAAAAAAACAATTCCTGGCCAGGCATGAAGCGACAGCCCGATTTTTAGGAGTCAAATACAGAATTCTCTCCTGCGGCTCAGTGTAAATTCTGGCATTCTACTACGAAACTTTTAAATAATTCTTTGGGTTTTAGCTCCACATCTAAAAGACCGAAATAGAGTTCCGGGTTGACACTGGAGTAATCTTTCGTTTTGGGAAAATCATTAAGAACCCAGAGAAAAAAGGGAATATCCCGATTGCGACAGTATTCATACAGCTTGCGATAAATCCCGGCAATTTCAGATTCTTTCACCAGAACCCAGCGGGGACAAATACCAAATTCAGTAATCCAGACCGGTTTGTTCGTTTCATATTTTTGTAAAAATCTTTCAATCGCTTCTTTAATTTCGGGGAAATATTCTCTGTAGGATTTCCGTGAAACATAACAGGAAGGGATGTAGGGATGGAAATTATAGGCATCCACATAGGTATCAATATTCAATTCTCTACATTTTTCTAAAAAACCCATGTATTGAAAGGGCGCAAAGCGATTTATGTCATCTCCCATAATAGCTCCCATTACAATAAAGGCTTCGGGTTGTTCTCTTTTAATTTCTACAACAGCAGTTTTGAGAAGTTGCATGTATTCTTCGGGTTCGGGTTTTCGTATCCAGAATCGAATCGTGTTTTGTTCGTTCCAGACTTCCCAGTGTGAGATAAATCGTTTATAGCGCTGCACGTTTTTTTTGCAAAAAATCTTAAATTCTTCTAATTTTGTTATAGGATCCGGGAAATTAAGAGAGGGTGCTATACTATTCACAAAGTTTCCGGGAACGAGTCCTGTCAGGAGTCCGAGTATTTTGATTTCATTTTTCTGAAGGCTTTCTATGAGATAATCTATGAGTTCCTGCTCTTCTTCCTCGAAAAAATTAAATTCGAGCCGAACCCATTCCATTCTCAAATTTAGAAGGGAATGAATATAGGTATCCACGCTTTCTTTGTTTTTGTGTTTTAAAACGAGATTAATTCCCAGACCTTTCAATTTATTATTCTGCATAGACTCCCTCCAAAACGTTCTACTGCAAAATTTATAAAACAGCAAAAACTATCCAGTTCTTTTTATTTGTGTTGTGGGGAATGCAGATGTGAAGAACTAAGAATCGGCTAAATATTTGTTTTGTATTAAAAAAAAAGCCCTGAACTTCATTTTTCTCTTTTAAAGAGTAGACTTATACTTTCCAGATTACGATCATTTAAATAACAAAACTAATTTCAAATGGAAGATTGACTATGAAAAAGATTCTTTTGATATGCTTACTCTTATTCACAGGTTTTCTTTGGGCTGAGTCGGAAGGTCCGGGAGAGGTGCAAACCAATACCGGTGGGGCCACGGCTTCTGCTGGAAAGAATGCAAATGTGATAGAATCTGAAAAAATCCTGAACGAGCTGCTCCTGGACATAAATAAGAGCTTTCAACAACACTCAAAAGTTATGGTTATGAAATTGCGTGTATTACCCCGCAATGTTATGATCTATAAAGGTAAGGCCGAAGGTGATTCCTGCAAGAAAAATGAAGAAAACCAGGAAGATAAATCCAACAACTGTGTGGTCTTAGAATATTTTGATTTCGTGGATGTTGAATTTGGTCCTGCTAAAGGAATTCGCAGTAAAGCAATTTCTATTTTTTATGATGGAAGTGCAGGGGGAGATGATCCTAAAGCAGAGCAACCCAGAACTGTGACTAAAATAAAAAGTAAGATCAAGGTAGACAATTTTGAAAAATTAGATAAAAAACTTGT
Encoded proteins:
- a CDS encoding NifU N-terminal domain-containing protein codes for the protein MMQSIKKVFRREKILPATEALKCSPKAIEKITEQVKSRPSGISSTFQIKINYKPTEVSFEVGFVEQEKELQTRHTYPVPIQMNEKDETYLLGSKLEYKEEENNFYIYPDIEIFAEPTPKKEIMRYSINRSVVSNLSSLPEFSIDRESFKKEKEAYPYLLRLLFKESDLNSIYILKNWIQVESMNFYHKYKETEEKYADIILAYFSSCAYPLIIHPDSVQTEYYP
- a CDS encoding cellulase family glycosylhydrolase, whose product is MQNNKLKGLGINLVLKHKNKESVDTYIHSLLNLRMEWVRLEFNFFEEEEQELIDYLIESLQKNEIKILGLLTGLVPGNFVNSIAPSLNFPDPITKLEEFKIFCKKNVQRYKRFISHWEVWNEQNTIRFWIRKPEPEEYMQLLKTAVVEIKREQPEAFIVMGAIMGDDINRFAPFQYMGFLEKCRELNIDTYVDAYNFHPYIPSCYVSRKSYREYFPEIKEAIERFLQKYETNKPVWITEFGICPRWVLVKESEIAGIYRKLYEYCRNRDIPFFLWVLNDFPKTKDYSSVNPELYFGLLDVELKPKELFKSFVVECQNLH
- a CDS encoding YbhB/YbcL family Raf kinase inhibitor-like protein, whose product is MKIETSAFKNGTKIPGKYAFAIPDAKEHAKLSNNLNPELSWKDFPTGTKSFALICHDPDVPSRGDDVNQEGKLVPAELPRVDFFHWVLIDIPVSVTSIPEGADSKEVTAKGKPAGKTPYGVRGKNSYTEWFAGDTSMGGDYCGYDGPCPPWNDSILYHYHFTIYALDVERLGLSGVFSGEDARKAMEGHILDKAEWIGTYSMNPSVS